The Arachis ipaensis cultivar K30076 chromosome B10, Araip1.1, whole genome shotgun sequence DNA window ACTCCAGAGCAAAGATTTGCCTTGTTAGAGTTGATCAAAGACAAAAGTGTGCAGCAACAACCTCATAATGCAAATCAAATTTTGACTAATTCCATTCAGACTTCCACTCCAGGTAAAACCATTGCATTACATTTTAATGTGAGAATTATGAGTATTATCACTCCAAAATCTACACTATAGGTCATTGATTCCGGTGCAAAAGATCATGTGACTTTTGACTTAAAAGATTTTGCAAGTTTTCAAAATATTGCTCCAATCAATATGATATTGCCAAATGGGACCAAAACTGTTAGCACCATCATTGGCACAATCACATTCTCTCAAAAAAATtttctcaaaaatattttatacattccttcttttgattttaaactgATCTCTGTGTCAAAGTTAACATCAAACTTACATTGTCAACTGTTAATCAATGATAAGTGTTATGAGATACAAGATAGATCCACATCAAAGATGATTGGCATTGCTGAGTGTATAGAAGGGTTATATACAATGAGTAGAGAACCAGAATTCTCTTACTTTCCCCCTCTTCCAACAAAGCAAGCTTCATTGGCAGAAACTACGACTACTACTCATCCCACCACACCTTCACACAGTGAGCACAACAACATTTGGCATCTTAGATTAGGACACATACCCATGCATAAATTGATTTTTCTGAAGAAGTATTATCCTTTTATAGATTGTATTGCTTCAAAACTTCCTTGTGATTCATGTCATtttgcaaaacaaaagaaattatcttttaatcttagtacaactaaaataaaagattGTTTTGACTTAGTTCATATGGATATTTGGGGTCCTATTTCTGTCCCTTTCAATGAAGGACAtaggtattttttttattgtggtGGATGGCAAGAGTAGATtcacttgaattttttttatgaaaaccaaaTCTGAAGCATCACAATTGGTaattaattttgtgaattttgtcaGAGTACAATTTAAAAAACAAGTTAAGTATATAAGGACTGACAATGGGCCAGagttcactctaaaatctttttttGCATCAACTGGAATTTTACACCAAACTTCTTGTGTAGAAACACCAGAACAAAACTGGATTGTAGAGAGAAAACACCAGCATATTTTAGGTGTTGCTAGAGCACTGCTATTTCAATCAGGAATTCCACATTGTTTTTGACAATACGCAGTTGCTCACGCCATTCACCTAATTAATAGGCTGCCCAGCACTAACCTGGATAATGCTAGTCCTTACAAGCTTTTGTATGGTAACTTACCTGACCTTTCATATTTAAGACTATTTGGTTCTCTTACATATGCCTCCacattaacaaattcaagaacaaaattaGACCCAAGAGCCAAAAAAATAGCTTTTCTTGGTTTTAAATTAGGAACAAAGGGTTTTCGACTTATTgatttaaaatcaaagaaaattttCATATCCAGAAATATAACTTTTTATGAAACTCATTTTCCATTTTTACATTCTACTAGCACTGACATTTCTGTGGTACCCACTCGTACTCCataatgcattgatctttttcaaTATGATACACCATCCACACATCATTCGCAATCACCCACATATACCACACTCACAGATTCAAATGAACATTTCTCAAGCTCAATGCACTCACCAATTTTCCCACACACCATTGCACCCATTACCACACCACACACTAACAATGCACCTGCATCACAACACTGTGACATTACACATGACTGCATTACTAGAAAGTCTGAAAGAGTCTAGAAACTGCCTGCTTATTTGAAGGACTATCATTATATGACAACCCACACAACTCACTCTAGCAACTTTTCCAACTCTAACTCTTTATATCCTATCTCACAACACTTGTCATATGATAAACTAACCCCAAAATATAAGTCACTTTCTCTAGCCATCACCTTAAATCAAGAACCTAGCACTTATGAGAAAGCAGCTGCACATGAATGTTGGAGAAAGGCAATACAAGATGAATTGACAGCTCTAAATCAGAATAGAACTTGGTGTCTCACTGAACTCCCAAAAGACAAGAAGGTTGTAGGTTGCAAATGGGTTTTTCGAGTAAAATTCAATCCCGATGGCACCATAGAGAGGCACAAAGCGAGGCTAGTTGCAAAAGGATTCACTCAAGTGCAAGGAGTAGATTATGGTGATACTTTTAGTCCAGTTGTCAAAATGACTACCCTACGAGTAATGTTAGCCTTAGCAGCGGCAAAGAAATGGCATTTGAAACAGCTGGACGTCAACACTGCCTTCCTTCATGGAGATTTGGACAAGGAAGTTTATATGAAGATACCACCCGATTTGGCTGTGTCATAACCAGGTTTGGTTTGTAAATTACAAAAGTCTCTATATGGGCTTAAGCAAGCAAGCAGGCAATGGAACATTAAGCTCACTCGGACTCTTGTGGATGCTGGTTATAAGCAGTTTTTTTTATGATCATTCACTCTTCATCAAGAAACAATCTGAAAGCTTTACTGCCATTCTAGTATATGTTGATGACTTGGTTTTAACCGGGAATGACATTCCTGAAATCAATTCCATCAAACAAAATTTGGatgacaaattcaaaataaaggatcTTGGTGATCTCAAATACTTCTTGGGAATGGAAGTAGCATGCTCTAACTCTGGAATTCACATTTATCAGCGGAAGTACACCATGGACCTTCTCAGGGATTTTGGTTATCTAGATTGCAAGCCTCTCTTTACCCATTTGATTATAGTCAGAAACTCTCAAAGGAATTAGGTACCATTTTAACAGATAACACTGTTTACAGACAGCTCATCGGCCGACTCCTTTACCTCATAAACACTAGACCCGATATCTCTTATGCGGTGGGACGTTTGTGCCAATTTTTGGACTGTGAAACCACTTCTCACCTACAGGCTACTTTTCGCGTACTCCGATATTTAAAAGGCCGACATGCACCtggtctcttcttctcctctacttCTAATATGCGTCTCACTGAATTTGCCGATGCTGACTGGGCTACCTGTGCCAATACTCGTCGCTCCGTTTCCGGTTATTGCTTCATGCTTGGGAAATCTCTCATTAGCtggaagagtaagaagcaaaCCACAGTTGCCAAGTCCTCTGCAGAAGCTGAATATAGGTCTCTTGCTGTTGCCACTTGTGAAGCTAGTTGGTTATCTTTCTTAATGGATTTCATTAGTTTGTCGCTTCAAAAGTTTATCACTCTATTATGTGACAAACAATCAGCCATTCACATTGCCAATAATCCCATCTTTCATGAAAGAACTAAACACATTGAAGTGAACTGCCACATTGTTCATGAAAAGCATTTATCTGGTCTCATTCATCTTATGCCAGTTCGTTCCAAGGATCAACTTGCTGATTTTCTTACCAAAGCTCTGCCACCGGGTCCTTTTCTTGCTAATATTTCCAAGCTAGGATTGTTAGATTTACACAATTCTGACTTGCGGGAGGGTGTTACCTaaattatttctttatcaataataggtttaccattgtaattattttttagtaagAATACATAgagagtacatagtatataaggtgtaataactcaacaaatattttctaaggaaattttttattctcttcaacaatgagaagaacttatttTTCTCCCTCTCTTAATTCCTTCTGGTTCATCataccatcaacatcacagcTTGAACAGTTTAGGGCATGAGATTTTCTTCACATTCTTTCTTACCGCCCAATTCATGATATCGATTCCCATGACTAGACTTACTCAAACTAAGTTTCACTACACATTATCTTCACTACTCATATTTTTCTACTTATTTGTATCCATAATCCAAATTAGAAATTTCTCGATTAAACCTCTATAGATTATTAAGCCACTAATCTAACCACTCTGTCTAGTTTATCAATTCTAATAACGACCATCATTAAAATGAACAAAAAAACATTAACGTAGATTATTtaacactatttttgaaaaaaaaattatatacactAACCTCTTCATTGATGATACCAGTAATGTGGACAACTCCGTCTAAACGATAAAGACAGTCCGGATTATTCCCCATcacgttttttttttcaaatattggAGTATTTCGGTTGAGGTTCGGTGGGAAAGATTTTCAGAATGTGGTTCGAATGGCTCTAATTCGAACTCTATTTATAGGGATCCTTTTAGTAAATCTAATGGAGCTGTTTCGAATTACAATGGGCACGAAACATGCATAAATCGACACAGACAGTTTCGATTTGCCATGAATTTCCAAACTGCATAAATCGAAACGGTGGGCATAGATTTACTAGGGTACCATGTCTTGTATAAATCGAAACGGTGTTATTAGATTTACTAGAAAACGTTGCATGCATATATAAATCGAAATAGTTCCATTAGATTTACTAAGATACCATATAAATTGAACAACTCTATTTTGATTTATGTTCAAACCTAAATTTACTCTAACTGTtttgatttatatagaaatgtTATCGAAAAGATTCACGTTACGTTTTTTATTTTGGGTAATATGCGTAATATTGAATCAGTTTAATTATGTGAATTACCCTTTAATTTATTAAAGGTGAAGTATGATATGTTTTATTTTCATTCCAAAtcttatttaagaataaaaaaatcatattaagTTGATTTAGTGATATATGAATCAGATTTGGGAatggaatgatgatgatgagagtgAAGAAGCTAAGCTTGAAAATGTGCAAATATAGTTCCCACACCTCAGAATGTGAAGATAGGATGGGGACATATTGAGATGTGTGGCTCCTCTTGTTCTACTCATTGCCTGTCTCATGTCAGAGGAATAAATATTTATCTACCTACCTTTGCTTTTTCAAAAAGGATGTTTTTTCAAAAATGGCTTAACTTCCACACACTTACATTGTGAAACCATATTTTCCCCATTATGTAAATTACTGCCTGCTTCTGCTTGCTTTAGTTGCAATGGAGTAGTAATAATTACTCTGTATATATGGAATTATTTTGCAtatagcaagataaaataaattaaaattatttttagaactATAATTGACTTTAAAAGATATAACATAATTTAAAGGTACATAAACTAATGATTCTTCGGGAGGATAACGATGATATGGGACCAAAATGTTTGAGTTTTTAAAATactatatttttgtgatttttttataatatgataACCGTtttacaaaaagagaaaatgaaaatatttttgcaattttttacATAAATCATAAGAtgtaattttagttatttttacttatttagattttctttttaaaaatggTAAGGTGCAGTTTGATCAAGCCAACAAATTGTTTGGTGCCCTAACCATTTGAGTGtattactcttctctttttgtGTCATATATGTGCATTTCACCTATGTTACATAAATTACTTTTTCTCAAAATTTAAAGACGtaaattgagtttttcttccTTTACAAAGATAAATATGATTATTGACAACAAGTGAAAGTAAAAAATAACCTTAAATGTTAAGACAATAAAAAAGTGCAATTTCTTATCTTAACCCAAAACAGATAATTAACACTTAAATCTGAGAAgagaatataaagaaaaaatgCAGACCATATGAAACAAAGGAAAGCtgataaaaagaagaaacaagTTAAAGGTGTATATGGGCAAAACCGCAAAAGGGATGAAGCTTGAGAGGACAGGGGGAGAGGGTAAAGNNNNNNNNNNNNNNNNNNNNNNNNNNNNNNNNNNNNNNNNNNNNNNNNNNNNNNNNNNNNNNNNNNNNNNNNNNNNNNNNNNNNNNNNNNNNNNNNNNNNNNNNNNNNNNNNNNNNNNNNNNNNNNNNNNNNNNNNNNNNNNNNNNNNNNNNNNNNNNNNNNNNNNNNNNNNNNNNNNNNNNNNNNNNNNNNNNNTCAATTGAGCaataattttacaaaaaaaaattcaatgcaaataaattgGATATAGTTATTATGCATTATTGCTAAATTGGTCTTAAACTTTATGAAAGTTGGGCTGTCATGAGTATATACTATAACATCCTAATTTTTAGCACTTCATGATCGCACTAAAAATcgggaatggatcctctcaattgttaaaaaaaattaagagtgtGATATAatctgcatggttttacaattccttccttattctgcatggttttacaattccttccttattaaattgagtgtt harbors:
- the LOC107620055 gene encoding uncharacterized protein LOC107620055, with the translated sequence MGLSKQAGNGTLSSLGLLWMLVISSFFYDHSLFIKKQSESFTAILVYVDDLVLTGNDIPEINSIKQNLDDKFKIKDLGDLKYFLGMEVACSNSGIHIYQRNQKLSKELGTILTDNTVYRQLIGRLLYLINTRPDISYAVGRLCQFLDCETTSHLQATFRVLRYLKGRHAPGLFFSSTSNMRLTEFADADWATCANTRRSVSGYCFMLGKSLISWKSKKQTTVAKSSAEAEYRSLAVATCEASWLSFLMDFISLSLQKFITLLCDKQSAIHIANNPIFHERTKHIEVNCHIVHEKHLSGLIHLMPVRSKDQLADFLTKALPPGPFLANISKLGLLDLHNSDLREGVT